A genomic stretch from Arachis stenosperma cultivar V10309 chromosome 3, arast.V10309.gnm1.PFL2, whole genome shotgun sequence includes:
- the LOC130968539 gene encoding uncharacterized protein LOC130968539 isoform X1 has product MGVGVVSSLIFQLVKLFIIGSVVTLQGSKGSVISPSPAFAPVIHPRGETLGPIHHGHWRSNAPSSPVDPDGFLLSPNPASLPMNPSPRTISPSSPEVSNGSFLPTPVSSPIPPHKIKGIEPSISPSSSPTTIALSPPNEAAPISATGQGNAPPLQSIQPSPPQRKAPPIRPPESSPISRAQPPNNSPASQPIEHGSFPPVVENRNASKSHTPNPISPAPTAVPSTNLPTSSPVSQPVENGSFPPNIHTEGAKKGHSLKPVAPAPLPVILPKISPSQPPEHGSLPPTINESNSSESHKQDPVSQAPVALSPATLPENSPNVHNRTVNKGLAHSPTAEPASPNSFASPPSKMENYQPVGRPVLPKVTPSISPAQVTPPKSAYPINPPPFHPVIPAVSPSKLLAPVVSPTLTPSRKSDWKSNGKPVSAPLYKAPKPLPAIVHSPVQVPVASPPVNLPENSPVRQPIHQGSLAPVGHNKTENKGHIHTQEPASPNFLASPPWKMENNKSVGGLVFPEITPSISPAQVAPPPFHPVSPPTVSPSKLPVPVVVSPAVSVVVSPALTPSRSFDWKRRGEPVSAPLYKAPMPLPAVVHPPVQAHAVHNSRQFHHAPAPPVSPPKSASEKEYHSPASSPLTTSYKHHSRSIATSPAPTSSYSVSPPTSEHQDHQIPPPLPTTERTQHALPPANTGSTLSSPASQVSPAPSPWFIISPHPTKILFHPPKVSPLRSPAESPKKPVLPQIHTLPPPPPNEDCLSTICSEPYTNSPPGAPCRCVLPMKVGLRLGVSLYTFFPLVSELASEIAAGVFMTQSQVRIMGAEAASQDPDKTDALIFLVPIGEGFDHTTALLNSQRFWQKKVAIKSSYFGSYEVLYVIYPGLPPSPPLPPSSISSIYGGPYSNNGNNGRMIKPLGVDIQKRHHKDGLSRGIIAIIALSVFLALVLLLAAGWALFKYRHHVSQPTSTPRVSPRSVTKTQGTTESLAAGGIASASSSFRSSIAAYKGSAKTFSANDIEKASNNFNDSRILGEGGFGRVYSGIFEDGTKAAIKVLKREDHHGDREFLAEVEMLSRLHHRNLVKLIGICTEVSFRCLVYELIPNGSVESHLHGVDRENSPLDWSARIKIALGAARGLAYLHEDSSPPVIHRDFKSSNILLEDDFTPKVSDFGLARIAADEENRHISTRVMGTFGYVAPEYAMTGHLLVKSDVYSYGVVLLELLTGRKPVDMSQAPGQENLVAWARPLLTSKEGLEAIIDPSLGTDVPWDSVAKVAAIASMCVQPEVSDRPFMGEVVQALKLVSNECDEAKEAGTRNSSQEDLSLDLDNVSSQLPDHFQFQRQFSAANYTSGSDIEKGLSSFEIFSSSARFGRQDSGSFRRHSYSAPLRTGRKQQLWQVISRLSGSVSEHRTISKL; this is encoded by the exons ATGGGGGTGGGGGTAGTTTCGTCATTGATTTTTCAGCTGGTGAAGCTCTTCATCATTGGCTCTGTTGTGACACTGCAAGGATCCAAAG GGTCTGTTATATCCCCATCTCCGGCATTCGCTCCGGTCATTCATCCCAGAGGAGAAACACTTGGGCCTATCCATCATGGACACTGGAGAAGCAATGCACCGAGCTCCCCAGTGGATCCAGATG GGTTTCTCCTATCCCCAAATCCAGCATCTTTgcccatgaatccttcacctagAACCATTTCTCCGAGCTCTCCAGAAGTATCAAATG GGTCGTTCTTGCCTACTCCAGTTTCATCTCCTATTCCTCCTCATAAGATTAAGGGAATTGAACCATCCATATCTCCCAGTAGTAGTCCAACCACCATAGCATTATCACCACCGAACGAGGCTGCGCCTATATCGGCAACTGGTCAAGGGAATGCACCACCACTGCAATCAATACAACCAAGTCCACCTCAAAGGAAAGCACCTCCTATTAGGCCTCCTGAATCATCTCCAATTTCTAGAG CTCAACCTCCAAATAATTCGCCAGCGAGCCAACCAATCGAACACGGAAGTTTTCCCCCTGTGGTTGAGAATAGGAATGCTAGCAAGAGTCACACCCCGAATCCAATTTCACCAG CTCCAACTGCAGTACCATCTACCAACTTGCCTACATCTTCACCAGTAAGTCAACCAGTTGAAAATGGCAGTTTCCCCCCTAATATTCACACAGAGGGTGCAAAGAAGGGTCATTCACTGAAACCGGTTGCACCGG CTCCTCTTCCAGTCATTTTGCCTAAAATTTCACCGAGTCAGCCACCTGAACATGGAAGCTTGCCTCCAACTATTAACGAGAGTAATTCCAGTGAGAGTCACAAACAGGATCCAGTTTCACAAG CTCCAGTTGCATTATCTCCTGCAACTTTGCCAGAAAATTCACCCAATGTTCATAACAGAACTGTAAATAAGGGTCTTGCTCACAGTCCAACCGCAGAGCCAGCATCACCAA ATTCTTTTGCATCCCCGCCATCAAAAATGGAAAATTACCAACCAGTAGGCCGTCCTGTTCTTCCAAAAGTAACTCCATCTATATCACCTG CACAAGTTACACCACCAAAAAGTGCATATCCAATAAATCCACCACCTTTCCACCCCGTTATACCAGCAGTATCTCCATCAAAATTACTAG CACCTGTTGTCTCTCCCACACTAACACCTTCCAGAAAATCTGATTGGAAAAGTAACGGCAAACCAGTTTCAGCACCTTTGTACAAAGCACCAAAGCCATTACCAGCTATAGTACATTCCCCTGTTCAAG TCCCAGTTGCGTCACCTCCTGTGAATTTGCCCGAAAATTCACCAGTTCGCCAACCTATTCATCAAGGAAGTTTAGCTCCCGTTGGTCATAACAAAACTGAAAATAAGGGTCATATTCACACCCAAGAGCCAGCATCACCAA ATTTTCTTGCATCCCCACCATGGAAAATGGAAAATAACAAATCAGTTGGCGGTCTTGTTTTTCCAGAAATAACTCCTTCCATATCACCTG CACAAGTTGCACCACCACCTTTCCACCCAGTTTCACCACCAACAGTATCTCCATCAAAATTGCCAG TACCTGTTGTTGTCTCTCCGGCAGTATCTGTTGTTGTCTCTCCGGCACTAACTCCTTCCAGAAGCTTCGATTGGAAACGAAGGGGAGAACCAGTTTCGGCACCATTGTACAAAGCACCTATGCCGCTACCAGCTGTAGTACATCCCCCTGTTCAAG CCCATGCTGTACATAATTCAAGGCAGTTTCATCATGCTCCTGCCCCTCCGGTGTCTCCTCCTAAATCTGCATCAGAAAAAGAATATCATTCTCCTGCATCTTCACCATTAACCACATCTTATAAACATCACTCTAGGAGTATAGCCACCAGCCCTGCTCCTACATCATCATATTCGGTTTCCCCTCCAACTTCAGAACACCAAG ATCACCAAATTCCTCCACCACTGCCGACAACGGAACGAACACAACATGCTTTGCCACCAGCAAACACAG GTTCTACACTTTCCTCACCAGCCAGCCAGGTTTCTCCGGCTCCTTCTCCTTGGTTCATAATATCTCCTCACCCAACCAAAA TTCTATTTCATCCTCCTAAAGTATCTCCTTTGCGATCTCCTGCGGAGAGTCCTAAGAAGCCAGTCCTGCCTCAAATTCACACACTGCCTCCACCACCTCCTAATGAAG ATTGTTTATCAACTATTTGTTCTGAGCCCTACACAAATTCTCCACCTGGAGCACCATGCAGATGTGTCCTTCCCATGAAAGTCGGTCTTCGCCTTGGTGTTTCTCTGTATACCTTCTTCCCTTTGGTTTCAGAGCTTGCTTCCGAGATTGCTGCAGGGGTTTTCATGACACAAAGTCAAGTTCGAATTATGGGAGCCGAAGCAGCAAGCCAAGATCCAGATAAAACTGATGCTCTCATTTTCTTGGTACCCATTGGGGAAGGCTTTGATCACACTACTGCCTTACTGAACTCTCAGAGATTTTGGCAGAAGAAGGTTGCAATAAAATCTTCTTACTTTGGTAGCTATGAAGTCTTGTATGTTATCTATCCAG GTTTACCACCATCTCCTCCTCTACCACCTTCAAGCATTTCGTCGATATACGGTGGTCCATATTCAAATAATGGTAACAATGGAAGAATGATAAAGCCCCTTGGGGTGGACATACAGAAGAGGCATCACAAAGATGGACTTAGTAGGGGCATCATTGCTATTATTGCTCTCTCGGTTTTTCTTGCTCTTGTTTTATTATTGGCTGCTGGTTGGGCCTTGTTCAAGTATAGACATCATGTAAGCCAGCCAACATCAACCCCGCGTGTTTCGCCACGTTCTGTTACCAAAACACAAG GAACTACTGAATCATTAGCAGCTGGGGGAATTGCTTCGGCCTCATCATCATTTCGATCTAGCATTGCTGCTTATAAAGGATCTGCTAAGACTTTCAGTGCGAACGACATTGAGAAAGCCAGCAATAACTTTAACGATTCAAGGATACTTGGAGAAGGTGGTTTTGGTCGGGTTTATAGTGGTATTTTTGAAGATGGGACAAAAGCAGCAATCAAGGTTCTCAAAAGGGAGGATCATCATGGTGACCGTGAATTCTTAGCTGAAGTTGAGATGCTTAGCCGCCTTCACCACAGAAATTTGGTTAAGCTTATTGGTATATGCACCGAGGTTAGCTTCCGCTGCCTCGTCTATGAACTCATCCCAAATGGCAGCGTGGAATCCCATTTACATG GTGTTGACAGGGAAAACAGTCCACTTGATTGGAGTGCTAGGATTAAGATCGCTCTCGGTGCTGCACGCGGTCTGGCTTATCTGCATGAAGATTCAAGCCCCCCTGTCATACACAGGGACTTCAAGTCTAGTAATATCTTGTTGGAAGATGATTTTACACCAAAAGTATCTGATTTTGGATTAGCTAGAATTGCGGCCGACGAAGAGAACAGACACATATCAACCCGTGTCATGGGAACTTTTGG ATATGTGGCTCCGGAGTATGCAATGACTGGCCATCTTCTTGTGAAGAGCGATGTGTACAGCTATGGTGTTGTTCTTCTTGAGCTTCTAACAGGAAGAAAACCAGTAGATATGTCGCAAGCACCCGGTCAAGAGAATCTGGTTGCATGGGCTCGTCCCTTACTCACAAGTAAAGAAGGATTGGAAGCGATAATAGACCCGTCTCTAGGGACTGATGTGCCTTGGGATAGTGTGGCCAAAGTTGCAGCCATTGCTTCAATGTGTGTTCAACCAGAGGTATCGGACCGTCCTTTCATGGGTGAAGTTGTTCAGGCTCTCAAACTTGTGAGTAATGAATGTGATGAGGCAAAAGAAGCAGGTACAAGAAATTCTAGCCAGGAGGATTTATCTCTTGATTTGGATAATGTTTCTAGTCAACTACCAGATCATTTCCAATTCCAACGCCAATTCTCTGCCGCCAACTATACTTCTGGAAGTGATATAGAAAAAGGTTTGTCATCATTTGAGATATTCAGCTCCTCAGCAAGATTTGGAAGGCAAGATTCCGGATCTTTTCGACGTCACTCCTATTCGGCTCCTTTGAGAACCGGAAGAAAGCAGCAGTTGTGGCAGGTTATTAGCCGGCTTTCGGGTAGTGTAAGTGAACATAGAACCATCTCCAAGTTATGA
- the LOC130968539 gene encoding uncharacterized protein LOC130968539 isoform X4, with amino-acid sequence MGVGVVSSLIFQLVKLFIIGSVVTLQGSKGSVISPSPAFAPVIHPRGETLGPIHHGHWRSNAPSSPVDPDGFLLSPNPASLPMNPSPRTISPSSPEVSNGSFLPTPVSSPIPPHKIKGIEPSISPSSSPTTIALSPPNEAAPISATGQGNAPPLQSIQPSPPQRKAPPIRPPESSPISRAQPPNNSPASQPIEHGSFPPVVENRNASKSHTPNPISPAPTAVPSTNLPTSSPVSQPVENGSFPPNIHTEGAKKGHSLKPVAPAPLPVILPKISPSQPPEHGSLPPTINESNSSESHKQDPVSQAPVALSPATLPENSPNVHNRTVNKGLAHSPTAEPASPNSFASPPSKMENYQPVGRPVLPKVTPSISPAPVVSPTLTPSRKSDWKSNGKPVSAPLYKAPKPLPAIVHSPVQVPVASPPVNLPENSPVRQPIHQGSLAPVGHNKTENKGHIHTQEPASPNFLASPPWKMENNKSVGGLVFPEITPSISPAQVAPPPFHPVSPPTVSPSKLPVPVVVSPAVSVVVSPALTPSRSFDWKRRGEPVSAPLYKAPMPLPAVVHPPVQAHAVHNSRQFHHAPAPPVSPPKSASEKEYHSPASSPLTTSYKHHSRSIATSPAPTSSYSVSPPTSEHQDHQIPPPLPTTERTQHALPPANTGSTLSSPASQVSPAPSPWFIISPHPTKILFHPPKVSPLRSPAESPKKPVLPQIHTLPPPPPNEDCLSTICSEPYTNSPPGAPCRCVLPMKVGLRLGVSLYTFFPLVSELASEIAAGVFMTQSQVRIMGAEAASQDPDKTDALIFLVPIGEGFDHTTALLNSQRFWQKKVAIKSSYFGSYEVLYVIYPGLPPSPPLPPSSISSIYGGPYSNNGNNGRMIKPLGVDIQKRHHKDGLSRGIIAIIALSVFLALVLLLAAGWALFKYRHHVSQPTSTPRVSPRSVTKTQGTTESLAAGGIASASSSFRSSIAAYKGSAKTFSANDIEKASNNFNDSRILGEGGFGRVYSGIFEDGTKAAIKVLKREDHHGDREFLAEVEMLSRLHHRNLVKLIGICTEVSFRCLVYELIPNGSVESHLHGVDRENSPLDWSARIKIALGAARGLAYLHEDSSPPVIHRDFKSSNILLEDDFTPKVSDFGLARIAADEENRHISTRVMGTFGYVAPEYAMTGHLLVKSDVYSYGVVLLELLTGRKPVDMSQAPGQENLVAWARPLLTSKEGLEAIIDPSLGTDVPWDSVAKVAAIASMCVQPEVSDRPFMGEVVQALKLVSNECDEAKEAGTRNSSQEDLSLDLDNVSSQLPDHFQFQRQFSAANYTSGSDIEKGLSSFEIFSSSARFGRQDSGSFRRHSYSAPLRTGRKQQLWQVISRLSGSVSEHRTISKL; translated from the exons ATGGGGGTGGGGGTAGTTTCGTCATTGATTTTTCAGCTGGTGAAGCTCTTCATCATTGGCTCTGTTGTGACACTGCAAGGATCCAAAG GGTCTGTTATATCCCCATCTCCGGCATTCGCTCCGGTCATTCATCCCAGAGGAGAAACACTTGGGCCTATCCATCATGGACACTGGAGAAGCAATGCACCGAGCTCCCCAGTGGATCCAGATG GGTTTCTCCTATCCCCAAATCCAGCATCTTTgcccatgaatccttcacctagAACCATTTCTCCGAGCTCTCCAGAAGTATCAAATG GGTCGTTCTTGCCTACTCCAGTTTCATCTCCTATTCCTCCTCATAAGATTAAGGGAATTGAACCATCCATATCTCCCAGTAGTAGTCCAACCACCATAGCATTATCACCACCGAACGAGGCTGCGCCTATATCGGCAACTGGTCAAGGGAATGCACCACCACTGCAATCAATACAACCAAGTCCACCTCAAAGGAAAGCACCTCCTATTAGGCCTCCTGAATCATCTCCAATTTCTAGAG CTCAACCTCCAAATAATTCGCCAGCGAGCCAACCAATCGAACACGGAAGTTTTCCCCCTGTGGTTGAGAATAGGAATGCTAGCAAGAGTCACACCCCGAATCCAATTTCACCAG CTCCAACTGCAGTACCATCTACCAACTTGCCTACATCTTCACCAGTAAGTCAACCAGTTGAAAATGGCAGTTTCCCCCCTAATATTCACACAGAGGGTGCAAAGAAGGGTCATTCACTGAAACCGGTTGCACCGG CTCCTCTTCCAGTCATTTTGCCTAAAATTTCACCGAGTCAGCCACCTGAACATGGAAGCTTGCCTCCAACTATTAACGAGAGTAATTCCAGTGAGAGTCACAAACAGGATCCAGTTTCACAAG CTCCAGTTGCATTATCTCCTGCAACTTTGCCAGAAAATTCACCCAATGTTCATAACAGAACTGTAAATAAGGGTCTTGCTCACAGTCCAACCGCAGAGCCAGCATCACCAA ATTCTTTTGCATCCCCGCCATCAAAAATGGAAAATTACCAACCAGTAGGCCGTCCTGTTCTTCCAAAAGTAACTCCATCTATATCACCTG CACCTGTTGTCTCTCCCACACTAACACCTTCCAGAAAATCTGATTGGAAAAGTAACGGCAAACCAGTTTCAGCACCTTTGTACAAAGCACCAAAGCCATTACCAGCTATAGTACATTCCCCTGTTCAAG TCCCAGTTGCGTCACCTCCTGTGAATTTGCCCGAAAATTCACCAGTTCGCCAACCTATTCATCAAGGAAGTTTAGCTCCCGTTGGTCATAACAAAACTGAAAATAAGGGTCATATTCACACCCAAGAGCCAGCATCACCAA ATTTTCTTGCATCCCCACCATGGAAAATGGAAAATAACAAATCAGTTGGCGGTCTTGTTTTTCCAGAAATAACTCCTTCCATATCACCTG CACAAGTTGCACCACCACCTTTCCACCCAGTTTCACCACCAACAGTATCTCCATCAAAATTGCCAG TACCTGTTGTTGTCTCTCCGGCAGTATCTGTTGTTGTCTCTCCGGCACTAACTCCTTCCAGAAGCTTCGATTGGAAACGAAGGGGAGAACCAGTTTCGGCACCATTGTACAAAGCACCTATGCCGCTACCAGCTGTAGTACATCCCCCTGTTCAAG CCCATGCTGTACATAATTCAAGGCAGTTTCATCATGCTCCTGCCCCTCCGGTGTCTCCTCCTAAATCTGCATCAGAAAAAGAATATCATTCTCCTGCATCTTCACCATTAACCACATCTTATAAACATCACTCTAGGAGTATAGCCACCAGCCCTGCTCCTACATCATCATATTCGGTTTCCCCTCCAACTTCAGAACACCAAG ATCACCAAATTCCTCCACCACTGCCGACAACGGAACGAACACAACATGCTTTGCCACCAGCAAACACAG GTTCTACACTTTCCTCACCAGCCAGCCAGGTTTCTCCGGCTCCTTCTCCTTGGTTCATAATATCTCCTCACCCAACCAAAA TTCTATTTCATCCTCCTAAAGTATCTCCTTTGCGATCTCCTGCGGAGAGTCCTAAGAAGCCAGTCCTGCCTCAAATTCACACACTGCCTCCACCACCTCCTAATGAAG ATTGTTTATCAACTATTTGTTCTGAGCCCTACACAAATTCTCCACCTGGAGCACCATGCAGATGTGTCCTTCCCATGAAAGTCGGTCTTCGCCTTGGTGTTTCTCTGTATACCTTCTTCCCTTTGGTTTCAGAGCTTGCTTCCGAGATTGCTGCAGGGGTTTTCATGACACAAAGTCAAGTTCGAATTATGGGAGCCGAAGCAGCAAGCCAAGATCCAGATAAAACTGATGCTCTCATTTTCTTGGTACCCATTGGGGAAGGCTTTGATCACACTACTGCCTTACTGAACTCTCAGAGATTTTGGCAGAAGAAGGTTGCAATAAAATCTTCTTACTTTGGTAGCTATGAAGTCTTGTATGTTATCTATCCAG GTTTACCACCATCTCCTCCTCTACCACCTTCAAGCATTTCGTCGATATACGGTGGTCCATATTCAAATAATGGTAACAATGGAAGAATGATAAAGCCCCTTGGGGTGGACATACAGAAGAGGCATCACAAAGATGGACTTAGTAGGGGCATCATTGCTATTATTGCTCTCTCGGTTTTTCTTGCTCTTGTTTTATTATTGGCTGCTGGTTGGGCCTTGTTCAAGTATAGACATCATGTAAGCCAGCCAACATCAACCCCGCGTGTTTCGCCACGTTCTGTTACCAAAACACAAG GAACTACTGAATCATTAGCAGCTGGGGGAATTGCTTCGGCCTCATCATCATTTCGATCTAGCATTGCTGCTTATAAAGGATCTGCTAAGACTTTCAGTGCGAACGACATTGAGAAAGCCAGCAATAACTTTAACGATTCAAGGATACTTGGAGAAGGTGGTTTTGGTCGGGTTTATAGTGGTATTTTTGAAGATGGGACAAAAGCAGCAATCAAGGTTCTCAAAAGGGAGGATCATCATGGTGACCGTGAATTCTTAGCTGAAGTTGAGATGCTTAGCCGCCTTCACCACAGAAATTTGGTTAAGCTTATTGGTATATGCACCGAGGTTAGCTTCCGCTGCCTCGTCTATGAACTCATCCCAAATGGCAGCGTGGAATCCCATTTACATG GTGTTGACAGGGAAAACAGTCCACTTGATTGGAGTGCTAGGATTAAGATCGCTCTCGGTGCTGCACGCGGTCTGGCTTATCTGCATGAAGATTCAAGCCCCCCTGTCATACACAGGGACTTCAAGTCTAGTAATATCTTGTTGGAAGATGATTTTACACCAAAAGTATCTGATTTTGGATTAGCTAGAATTGCGGCCGACGAAGAGAACAGACACATATCAACCCGTGTCATGGGAACTTTTGG ATATGTGGCTCCGGAGTATGCAATGACTGGCCATCTTCTTGTGAAGAGCGATGTGTACAGCTATGGTGTTGTTCTTCTTGAGCTTCTAACAGGAAGAAAACCAGTAGATATGTCGCAAGCACCCGGTCAAGAGAATCTGGTTGCATGGGCTCGTCCCTTACTCACAAGTAAAGAAGGATTGGAAGCGATAATAGACCCGTCTCTAGGGACTGATGTGCCTTGGGATAGTGTGGCCAAAGTTGCAGCCATTGCTTCAATGTGTGTTCAACCAGAGGTATCGGACCGTCCTTTCATGGGTGAAGTTGTTCAGGCTCTCAAACTTGTGAGTAATGAATGTGATGAGGCAAAAGAAGCAGGTACAAGAAATTCTAGCCAGGAGGATTTATCTCTTGATTTGGATAATGTTTCTAGTCAACTACCAGATCATTTCCAATTCCAACGCCAATTCTCTGCCGCCAACTATACTTCTGGAAGTGATATAGAAAAAGGTTTGTCATCATTTGAGATATTCAGCTCCTCAGCAAGATTTGGAAGGCAAGATTCCGGATCTTTTCGACGTCACTCCTATTCGGCTCCTTTGAGAACCGGAAGAAAGCAGCAGTTGTGGCAGGTTATTAGCCGGCTTTCGGGTAGTGTAAGTGAACATAGAACCATCTCCAAGTTATGA